The window TAGATAATACGTTCCCTTTTAGTGATTAGTATCTGTgaataacttcaaatttaattttaatggtgttgaaaaaaagtaaaaattaattatatttcgttttagatttgaagtccGAAACATGAAACTTTCTTTCAAACTTACCCGGAACAATCAAACCTTCTTACTCATCAGATTTTGGATTGTTATCCCTCATGTCttcaaactttctttcttttatcaacCACATACCTGAAAGTTCAAAGGCAACAGAAGAAATAGAGACCCAATTGAAAAATGAGACAAAGTAAGCAGATGGAATGGGGATTATGGTTGAAGACGAGAAATGGTAAAGCATTTGGGCAACCTAACTGTTCAATTTATCTTCGTTGGCCATAGGGTTGTCCCGTAGTCAAGTCAGGTTATACACCAGCAAGTTCGAATAGTTGTGAACAAAACTacacatatatgtatgtatgatatATGAGTGCTTAGTTCAATGCCATCAAGGACTCCAAAGACAAAAGGCCTACATGCTTTGACTAATTTGATAACACATACAATCCATTAAATTATTGTAGAATCGTAAGGATTCCATGGATACCGAGGTTTATACCTTCCATTACTTAGTGACTTAATGTAATGAGTTCTAGTCACTTAGAAGACGAAGATTAACTTAGTCATATAATAGGATGGTGTGCACTATCACGCCGATGGtcagtttattattttctgaatGTTGGACCCTAATGTGTTccatttcaaataaacaaatcctCCTAAGttaatgtttcttttcttttttgtcaatCTTACAACACAAGTGCAGGTAGCCTTAAGATTATAGTCAtttatattcatcaatatccctaaaaataaaaggcaaaTCCTACCGAATAGGCAACTAAATATAAACATCAACAGTACTAACCAGAGTTTCCATGTTGACAGGACAAAGACGGGGAATATAAAAACCTATTTCCTCCGTTTCAATTCTAGATGAATTATAATCTATGAATATAAAAGATGTATATGAGCATATAAACAGGAGATGGATCTCTGCTGGTCCACGAAACAAGCATATTCTAAATGCATTTACTACCCAACGGATAGAAGATGATGCTTCTAAGGGAGGGAGAGGGGAAAAGAGAAGTAGAGTTGGAGCAAATAAATTACCTGGGGTCTCTGCTCATCTCCTAGTTCATCTTTTGACCTTACAGCTCCAGATTAAACCGTTTGTATCAGCATAAATGCAATGTTCCTACTAATAATCATCTTCgtttatatagtaaaaaataatatgaatgcACAAACACTAGGTTAGTGATCTAAGTCTTATTGACCAGGTTAGCACATCTACCTCTGAAATTCCATGCATCCCCACAATGCCCATTGTATCAATTATCAACTTGCCTGCTGTTAGCCATCTATATCATCCATACATTTGAAGTAACTGTGCATAAAGATTAGGTAAGTGGTCTACCGTTCTTGTTAATACATATATCTACCTCTCAAATGCCATTAGTCCTACAATGGCTGCGTTGTTAGAAGGTTCTTCTTTTCATTGATACACGATACCAAAGACAAGCACCAGAAAGGCATCGCCTGACTTTTATTCCACAAAAAAAGAGTTCATTGCTAGATGGTAAGATAAATGTTAGTGAGAAGGGGGTATTATACAAAGTTGTTAAAAACATCACCTAAATATTTGGATTCTTCCCTAAGAAGTTTGTACACCATTGAAAGAGAATAAATGCTCCGCATTTCTATAACTCAATTCAGCAAGTTCTTCTTTACTGATCCCCAATAAAGATGCGACGTAATCAAGAACCTGTAAAGAAGAATAAAGCATGTAATATGCTAAGAAAAGATAATGGAAAATGAACCAGGTCAAGAGTGGAGCTTTGgacttttaattaaagatatcAAACAAGGCCCCCGTGTAATTTGATTAAATGAAGAGGAAAATGGCCATTTTTTTCTGAAGAGTAGGAAACTTTATACCTATAAGTTTTACTAGTATTAAAACCTGAATTCCAGATTATAAAATGCTATCAGTGCAGAGAGCTATTATGCTGGTTTTctttaagcttttttttaaaaatgatccTTTAAGCCTCTTCCAATTTTAACGATACGAAAATAAACATCAATTAACCAGCTATGATGAAAGATTCAGTGAagtacattttgaatatttgctGGGTGATTGAGAGTCTCTCTCGGCAGTGTTGATGCATCTGTAGAGGAACAAAGCAAAGTACTTTGTTGTGAGCCTGTTGGAGCAGATTGTTCTTGGGCCTTAAGAAATTCGGTAAGAGAAGGATCGCCTTCAACTAAATAGAGGGAGTTTGACTTTGACTTGGGAAGTGCATCGGGCGCATCAGTCTCCAACAAAATCCTATCTGAAGGCACCtggaaaaattcaagaattATGATGTTACAGTTATAAAGGATTTGGTGTGTTTCATTCTTTCAAATGGTTCACCCTAGATAGAAGTTTTTACAACATTTTAGTAACCCGATGAAATTTTATTGACCAAGTGGTTTTATGATGAATATTCCAATCTACCCTCTTTTTTACTCGCATGTTCTTGTTCCGTATACAAGTATCTTATCTTTTGTACACACACAcgaaaattttccaaaagatAAGAAACAATAGAGAAAGTGAACTGaccattttcaacattttctttgCCTTCTTTGCCTCCATGGACATTAGAAAACCAGAGAATGAAAAGTAAGCACCTAGCTTGGAGAACTCCGGAACCATCTCAGCAGATCCTAGATATGAATGCAGAATGAAACCAGCAGGAAAAGGTCCCATAGATCTGAAGCAATTGCAATGACAGAACAAGGCATTTAATTAGGGAATATGACTAAGAATAGCAAtttgaaattaacaaaaaaaaaacacatagtTATTAGGAAAAGTCATACTTCATTATATTAAGGAGGTCACCAAAAGCACGAACACAGTGGATGGATGCTGGTTTTTCTAAAGACTTAGCAAGCTCTAGCTGTTGCTGAAAGACCTCAATCTGCAGCATTTTTTTATGTCAATAACAGTCTAAATCACTGAAATGTTCAAGAAAATTTCCTTATTACAATCTGAAAACGAATAATAGCCATACATTTCTTTCATAACCTCATAAGAAAATGTATAATAGCCATATACCTGATCCGTAAAATTGATCTCCCTTCCTCGTGAACCTTTGTCCAGACCAATCTGAAAAGAAACATGTCCTAAATTTACaacctaataaaaaatatcttatgtTGAGCCAACATATTAATCATTAGAGACCTTTGTGCTATTCTGTAGCGTATCAcatagttaaagaaaaaagataacaaaattaaggGCACATAATCTAGGAAGctcttttcataaaaattcttgtATGCACAATAATATCGAAGGTCAATAACCAGAAGGCACTAGTAACATGTATTAAAAACTTCAGAAACCATCCCTAAAATGCTCTTAAGATGATTCAGGAATATCACtagaagaacaaaataattatttagcaGAAAAAATTCATCTGATTGATTtcatctgttttttttttttcatccaaaGCACGAATTGGTCTTCAAGGATCTAGATTTGGCTACAAACACCAACCTCTCCAACTGCTGCGCTTGGTACTGCTTCAAAAAACTCCTTAAGTTTTTCAAGCCAGCCAGGAGTTCTTCCAGGAACATACCTAAATACAGCAAGCTGGGTGAATGTCATACAGTATACTTCATGATGgcagaaaaaaaatttgtatgtgcTTACCAGGGATGAAGTCCGAAGGATGGAACTATGCAAGGATGCAATTCACTCAATTGCTTGACCAAATGCCAATCTTTCTATAAACTCAACAGATGAAAAAGATGAGCAGGAGATGgcacatataaaaaaatatatatatacaacacaAGATCCATAACTAATGTACCTCAGAGATTCCATTAACAGCAAAACGAACAACACCAGAATCCACTGCTGCACTAATTAATTGAGGTGCTTTATCAAATATTCTTGGATCTTGGAGGTGACAATGTGCATCAAATAGTCTCAACGTAGAAGACAATTTAGCCATTCCTGCGTATAAAAGGAAAGGAGAGTTTCTTCTCGTGTCAGGAAAACAGATCCAAGGCAAAGAGTTTCTTCTTATgtcaccaaaaaaaattcaacttaaaaattcttcaaaatgtaattaatcttttcaagaaaatgCATAAGAATATTTCCTGCTCGGAGAAAACCTACAGCTTCAATTACAGTTCAATGACAGTAGaagcttaaaaaaattgagctCAACGATTGAGAAAACGCAAGTAAATTGCACAGCTAGAGCAGTACCGTCAATTTCCGTTTATGGatgattaacttaaaatttaaaagcctATATCcatatacatttaatatttcataatgTAATTCACCACATTGAGACAGTGCGTAAGAACATTTCCTTCTCGAGAAAACCTAATACAATAGCTACCGCagaagattaaagaaaatggcGAATTTCAGCGAGCGAGAGAGACATATGAAAAATCGCACTGCGAATACAGTACCTTAGCTATCAAACTGCGAAGGATTTCAACTCAAAAACCtattatatatctatttcAGTTCAATTCATCATCAAGTAATTTATCATGTCGAGAAAGTACGTGCGAGTATTTTCTAATCAGAGAAAACCTACGACTTCATTTACTGCGGAGATTAAGTAACATGAGAACAAGAGATTTAAGAAAACCAAATACAATAGCTACCGCAGAAGATTAAAGAAATTGGCGTATTTCAGCGAGCGAGAGAGACATGAAAAATCGCATTGCGAACACAGTACCTTAGCTATCAAACTGCGAAGGATTTCGACTCAAAAACCtattatatatctatttcAGTTCCATTCATCATCAGGCAATTAATCATATCGAGAATGTACGTGCGAGTATTTTCTAATCAGAGATAACCTACGGTTTCATTTACTGCTGGAGATTTAAGAAACAGGAGAACAAGAGAGCGAGAGAGAGTAATCACAAAGCTAACACAGTACC of the Cucumis sativus cultivar 9930 chromosome 3, Cucumber_9930_V3, whole genome shotgun sequence genome contains:
- the LOC101220251 gene encoding uncharacterized protein LOC101220251 isoform X1; its protein translation is MLRDIVICYFVIQVKCAAIGFARALFTAGRRFLRRSSASIARRGMAKLSSTLRLFDAHCHLQDPRIFDKAPQLISAAVDSGVVRFAVNGISEKDWHLVKQLSELHPCIVPSFGLHPWYVPGRTPGWLEKLKEFFEAVPSAAVGEIGLDKGSRGREINFTDQIEVFQQQLELAKSLEKPASIHCVRAFGDLLNIMKSMGPFPAGFILHSYLGSAEMVPEFSKLGAYFSFSGFLMSMEAKKAKKMLKMVPSDRILLETDAPDALPKSKSNSLYLVEGDPSLTEFLKAQEQSAPTGSQQSTLLCSSTDASTLPRETLNHPANIQNVLDYVASLLGISKEELAELSYRNAEHLFSFNGVQTS
- the LOC101220251 gene encoding uncharacterized protein LOC101220251 isoform X2, with protein sequence MAKLSSTLRLFDAHCHLQDPRIFDKAPQLISAAVDSGVVRFAVNGISEKDWHLVKQLSELHPCIVPSFGLHPWYVPGRTPGWLEKLKEFFEAVPSAAVGEIGLDKGSRGREINFTDQIEVFQQQLELAKSLEKPASIHCVRAFGDLLNIMKSMGPFPAGFILHSYLGSAEMVPEFSKLGAYFSFSGFLMSMEAKKAKKMLKMVPSDRILLETDAPDALPKSKSNSLYLVEGDPSLTEFLKAQEQSAPTGSQQSTLLCSSTDASTLPRETLNHPANIQNVLDYVASLLGISKEELAELSYRNAEHLFSFNGVQTS